A single genomic interval of Daucus carota subsp. sativus chromosome 1, DH1 v3.0, whole genome shotgun sequence harbors:
- the LOC108203929 gene encoding uncharacterized protein LOC108203929: MIKKLKQRQDILATLKAKPPRKGKAILRPRQSLSDLLDRSEASQFAEGSREASQDISGHIFGMMSTILCEVDEMVRSLPTREVTQPVVDQELSKLAAATFPDPVQELFRTDYVRAAKGLLSQILKNNDKVIVEVSQQQQLEGNGKEQQQQPEGQPEGKGKEAASTEKNPYEDDYDVNAFLYPLLD, translated from the exons atgataaaaaaactGAAGCAGAGGCAAGATATATTGGCGACACTGAAGGCCAAACCTCCGAGAAAAGGGAAAGCAATTCTTCGCCCGCGACAAAGCTTGTCAGATCTTCTAGATAGATCAGAAGCTTCACAATTTGCTGAAGGATCGCGCGAAGCAAGCCAGGACATTTCAGGTCATATCTTTGGGATGATGTCCACTATATTGTGCGAGGTGGATGAAATGGTGCGCTCTCTGCCTACTCGTGAGGTCACGCAGCCCGTAGTGGATCAGGAACTGAGCAAGTTGGCTGCTGCCACTTTTCCAGACCCAGTCCAGGAGTTATTCCGGACTGATTATGTGCGTGCAGCGAAGGGATTACTTAGTCAAATCCTCAAGAACAATGACAAAGTCATTGTAGAG GTCAGTCAGCAGCAGCAGTTAGAGGGGAATGGGAaggagcagcagcagcagccagAGGGGCAGCCAGAGGGGAAGGGGAAGGAGGCTGCTAGCACAGAGAAAAATCCGTATGAAGATGACTATGATGTAAATGCGTTTTTATACCCTCTGTTAGATTAG
- the LOC108203803 gene encoding uncharacterized protein LOC108203803, with the protein MASDRSWISRSRYNESRYLTVEYKNGVDDFIKFACENLRGGSDGLIRCPCGNCKNKHYKNPIAVKLDLYRYGIMQWYTIWTAHGEKMPEENIGTSTRNVGDGDVDMYYDADDMLRDIGEANRYCEKMDDEPNPAAKEFYKMLHSASEPIYPSNVNYTTFEFVNELLHFKNKHNCSNNGFDELLKLIGSVLPDNHKLPQTYYAVKNMLKGLNLGYEKIDACENDCMLFYMENSEKTRCDICNESRYKEPKDLNKKKISRKVLRYFPLTLRLQRLFMAGKTAKCMRWHHDRNVVEGELSHPADGDEWKQFDHRFPKFSKEIRNVRLGLFKRDSKCETRPFH; encoded by the coding sequence ATGGCTTCCGATCGTAGTTGGATTAGTCGTAGTCGATATAATGAGTCAAGATATTTAACGGTTGAATACAAAAATGGTGttgatgattttattaaatttgcttGTGAAAATCTTCGCGGAGGAAGTGATGGGCTTATTAGGTGTCCGTGTggaaattgtaaaaataagcaTTACAAGAATCCTATTGCCGTTAAACTTGATTTGTATCGGTATGGTATAATGCAATGGTATACCATATGGACGGCACATGGGGAGAAAATGCCGGAAGAAAATATCGGGACGAGTACTAGAAATGTTGGTGATGGGGATGTTGATATGTATTATGACGCCGATGATATGTTAAGGGATATTGGGGAGGCAAATAGGTATTGTGAGAAAATGGATGATGAACCGAATCCAGCGgcaaaagaattttataagatGCTGCACAGTGCTTCGGAACCAATTTATCCAAGCAATGTCAACTATACAACCTTTGAGTTCGTGAATGAGTTACTTCATTTCAAGAACAAGCATAATTGTAGTAACAATGGCTTTGATGAGTTGCTTAAGCTCATTGGATCAGTCTTGCCTGACAATCATAAACTGCCCCAAACCTACTATGCTGTGAAAAATATGCTTAAAGGATTGAATTTGGGATATGAAAAGATTGATGCTtgtgagaatgattgtatgttattttaCATGGAAAATAGCGAGAAGACGCGTTGTGATATATGCAATGAAAGCCGATACAAAGAACCAAAAGatcttaacaaaaaaaagatcTCACGAAAGGTCTTGCGTTATTTTCCTCTCACCCTGAGACTACAACGTTTGTTCATGGCTGGAAAGACTGCAAAATGTATGAGATGGCATCATGATAGAAACGTGGTTGAAGGTGAATTAAGTCACCCGGCGGATGGAGATGAGTGGAAACAATTTGATCATCGgtttccaaaattttcaaaagagaTTCGAAATGTGAGACTCGGCCTTTTCAAAAGAGATTCGAAATGTGAGACTCGGCCTTTCCACTGA